The following nucleotide sequence is from Ktedonobacteraceae bacterium.
ATAACTGTCGCGTTGCTATAGAAGTTGGCGAATGGGTTCCTGGCTATTTTAAGGTAGATCTGACCACGATGATTCTGGGAATCATCTGGGCGACTGCCTGGTCTTTCCTCGGTTTTGTGCTTTGTGTCAAAACATTTCGCAAGGGCAAGCCAGAAATGGTTGATTAGCTCGTTGCTTTTTTGATCTTACTCTCTGTTTCGATTGGGAGCGGCTGGCCATCACTACCTTTATAGAACGGACACCAGCCGCTCGTGTCTTGTGAAAGTGTGGGGCTAAGGCAACATTGTTGCGCTGTTGGCAGGCGCACGCTGTTCGCGCATGAGCCAGACGTAGCTATCTTCGAGGGTTGGCTCGATGGGGACGGCTCCGGCGCGCGGCGAGAGGTCGCCTACGACGCGGTACTGCACGCCGGTTCCCAGGTGCATGGTGGCGACAACCGTGAAGTTGCCTTCGGGTTTGGCGCCTTCCGTCGTAATCATCCATACCTTGCCCTGTGCTTCGCGCAGCAGGTCGAAGGTAGTACCCTGGAAGATGACGCGGCCCTGTTTCATGATGGCAAGGTTGCGACTCGTCTGCGCGATATCCTCCACGATGTGCGTGGAGAGCAGGACGGTGCGGTCTCCAGCCAGTTCGGAGAGCAGATTGCGGAAACGGATGCGCTCCTCCGGGTCGAGGCCTGCCGTCGGTTCGTCGACGATCAGCAGTTGCGGGTCGTTGAGCAGGGCCTGGGCAATGCCGATGCGTCGCTTCATGCCGCCCGAAAAGGTCTTCAGCTTGCGATGCGCCACGTCCGCAAGCGAAACCGTCTCAAGCAGGTAGGCAATGCGCTGCTGGCGCGTTTTGCGGTCATCCATGCCCTTGAGGATGG
It contains:
- a CDS encoding ABC transporter ATP-binding protein: ALNDLDLTIPSGMFGLLGPNGAGKTTLMRILAGILRPTSGSLRVGPFDGNSEQGRTAIKRVLGYLPQDLGVYPDLSAREFLDYIAILKGMDDRKTRQQRIAYLLETVSLADVAHRKLKTFSGGMKRRIGIAQALLNDPQLLIVDEPTAGLDPEERIRFRNLLSELAGDRTVLLSTHIVEDIAQTSRNLAIMKQGRVIFQGTTFDLLREAQGKVWMITTEGAKPEGNFTVVATMHLGTGVQYRVVGDLSPRAGAVPIEPTLEDSYVWLMREQRAPANSATMLP